TACATTAGAAGAACTTAAAAATATTAATATAAAAGAAGCTGTAAGTTTTGGACCGGCTCTTATAGTAGATGGAAATCCTGTTAATATATTAGGTGATGGGGGATGGGGAGTTGCTCCTAGAACTGCAATTGGACAAAGAAGAGATGGAAGTGTGCTATTCCTTGTAATTGACGGTAGAGGATTTAAAAGTATGGGGGCAACTATAAAAGATGTACAAGATATAATGAAAAAATATGGTGCTGTAAATGCATCTAATTTAGATGGGGGAACTGTGTCCACTATGTATTACAAAGATAAAGTAATTAATAAACCTTGTGCTGATAAAGAAAAGGTTGTTGCATCTACTTTCATGGTTTTAAAGTAAGTAAAATAGAGAATATATCTGACAATGTAAATGTTTTATAGTGATATATTAGTAAAAAACAAAAGAGGAGAGAATACAATGTCAGATATAGTTTCTAATGTAATCCCTATAGTACTATTAATATGCTTTGGTTATTTTATAAGATATAAAGATATGTTAACGGAAGATGTTATGAAGGGTATAAAGAAAATAGTTATTGATATATCTTTGCCAGCGATACTCTTTATAACCTTTGTAAATATGGAAATAAGAAAAGAATATTTTGTAATTATGATTGCAACTGTATTTCTACTATTTGCATTTTATTTTTTTGTGGCTATTAGATTAACAGTAATATTAGTAGTTGGATACTTATTCAAATTTTTTGTAATTGATAAAATAATTACTCCCGATAAATTATTTAACTATGTATATTTTACATTTTTGATTTTGCCTATTCTGTTTTCACTTCCAATCTTTGTATCGCAGTATGGAACAAAAGAAGATACGGAACTTGTCAATAATGAAGTTGTATTATCAACAGTTGTATGTATTGTAGTGTTTATAGGGTTTGTAATGATGATATAAAGATTTAAGTAGAAGAAAGGATTGGGTCAAAAGTTAGTTTGAACCAATTCTTTTTAAATTATTATTATTTAGGTTTATTTCATAAAAACAAATGTATACAAATAAATGATACATAAAAGGATTAAATGTGCTAATAAAAGAAGGTTAAAGGTTATTTTTGTAACAATATTTGTTTTTTAAGGAAAATATAATGAAAAAGTGTTAAGGATAATCTATAATAATATATAGTGTTGTTTTATAAAA
This Clostridium novyi NT DNA region includes the following protein-coding sequences:
- a CDS encoding phosphodiester glycosidase family protein — translated: MLIVPNSKKIVIGFNEESPSKVGKTTSEIAKENNAICAINAGGFTDDVSGKSAEVVLNPDSGYETRKPCGILIHNGEFVYNDDKGRKNEKIDIVGFSKRGKLIVGKYTLEELKNINIKEAVSFGPALIVDGNPVNILGDGGWGVAPRTAIGQRRDGSVLFLVIDGRGFKSMGATIKDVQDIMKKYGAVNASNLDGGTVSTMYYKDKVINKPCADKEKVVASTFMVLK
- a CDS encoding malate permease, translated to MSDIVSNVIPIVLLICFGYFIRYKDMLTEDVMKGIKKIVIDISLPAILFITFVNMEIRKEYFVIMIATVFLLFAFYFFVAIRLTVILVVGYLFKFFVIDKIITPDKLFNYVYFTFLILPILFSLPIFVSQYGTKEDTELVNNEVVLSTVVCIVVFIGFVMMI